A section of the SAR202 cluster bacterium genome encodes:
- a CDS encoding DNA polymerase III subunit delta', which produces MFRTTGHERAVNTLKRGIAEGRLSHAFLFAGPPQIGKITLATDLAKAVNCLAEDMPARPCGECRQCRRIERGSHADVRIVRLIKDESTGKMKTMVGIEQVLEIQKEASLKPFEGRYRVFIFECADRLSLDAANALLKTLEEPPDQVIIILLAPESALMLPTVLSRCQTLELRPVPVPAITEQLVGRFNVDAGRAEEIARLSDGRPGWAIEAATRPEMLQEIAARIETAEKLMGASLSERFEIAADLATVFTRDREAGRKDVATWMEWWRDVLLVKGGAGAHVKHISRMNSLSAVASGMTIEQIAAVVNALQQTAGLMERNVNARLALEGLMLAMPKIRLAA; this is translated from the coding sequence ATGTTTCGAACGACAGGACACGAGCGCGCCGTCAACACCCTGAAGCGCGGCATCGCCGAGGGACGGCTCTCGCACGCCTTTTTATTCGCAGGTCCTCCGCAGATAGGCAAAATAACCCTAGCCACCGATCTGGCAAAGGCTGTAAACTGCTTGGCCGAGGACATGCCCGCCAGGCCGTGCGGGGAGTGTCGCCAGTGCCGGCGAATCGAGCGCGGCTCGCACGCCGACGTGCGTATCGTGCGGCTCATCAAGGACGAATCGACGGGCAAGATGAAAACTATGGTCGGCATCGAGCAGGTCCTTGAGATCCAGAAAGAAGCGAGCCTGAAGCCGTTCGAAGGGCGCTATCGCGTCTTCATATTCGAGTGCGCCGATAGGCTCAGCCTGGATGCCGCAAACGCCCTGCTGAAGACGCTCGAGGAGCCGCCGGACCAGGTGATAATCATCCTGCTGGCGCCGGAGTCGGCCCTGATGCTCCCCACCGTTCTGTCGCGGTGCCAGACGCTGGAGCTGCGACCGGTCCCTGTACCGGCGATTACCGAACAACTGGTGGGACGCTTCAATGTTGACGCAGGGCGCGCGGAGGAGATCGCCCGTCTCTCCGACGGTCGCCCCGGCTGGGCCATCGAGGCGGCCACTAGGCCGGAGATGCTCCAGGAGATCGCGGCCAGGATCGAAACGGCCGAAAAGCTAATGGGCGCTTCGTTATCCGAGCGGTTCGAGATAGCCGCAGACCTCGCGACTGTCTTCACCCGTGACCGGGAGGCAGGCCGCAAGGACGTAGCAACGTGGATGGAGTGGTGGCGAGACGTGCTGCTGGTTAAAGGCGGGGCAGGAGCACACGTCAAGCACATCTCCCGGATGAACAGCCTTTCGGCCGTCGCTTCCGGAATGACGATCGAACAGATTGCAGCCGTCGTGAATGCGCTTCAGCAGACGGCGGGCCTCATGGAGAGGAATGTTAACGCCCGTCTGGCCCTCGAGGGACTGATGCTGGCTATGCCGAAGATTAGACTGGCCGCATGA
- a CDS encoding GNAT family N-acetyltransferase, with protein sequence MTHQTENGDRRNMAKRFETSRLIMRPLEMKDLSGLEKLILSDPDVMRYYSFPRPAVDTSKPMEYLAFRIMEARFSDFHAWAIQRKSDGQFLGIVRLEAYLNRYNRFWSDPTPRFNEVEVELVCALGKQFWGNGFAHEASKVVVEYAFNELKIPRLVGGAHKNNPRAARLQERLGYSVEVNSKDGSFASMLHARNYFPEKIVQPKIPKG encoded by the coding sequence ATGACGCACCAAACCGAGAACGGAGACAGACGCAACATGGCAAAGCGATTCGAAACCAGCCGGCTGATTATGCGCCCTCTTGAGATGAAAGACCTTTCAGGACTGGAAAAGCTGATCCTCTCCGACCCGGACGTAATGCGTTATTACAGCTTCCCCAGGCCGGCTGTCGACACGAGCAAGCCGATGGAGTACCTGGCATTCCGGATAATGGAAGCGAGGTTCTCCGACTTCCACGCCTGGGCGATACAGCGGAAGTCGGACGGCCAATTCCTCGGCATCGTGCGGCTGGAGGCTTACCTCAACCGGTACAACCGCTTCTGGAGCGATCCCACTCCCCGGTTCAACGAAGTTGAAGTGGAGCTGGTGTGCGCGCTTGGCAAGCAGTTCTGGGGAAACGGGTTTGCGCACGAGGCGTCGAAAGTCGTCGTTGAGTACGCTTTCAACGAGCTGAAGATCCCTCGCCTTGTAGGCGGCGCTCACAAGAACAACCCCCGCGCCGCGCGGCTGCAGGAGCGCCTGGGATACAGCGTGGAGGTCAACAGCAAAGACGGGAGCTTCGCTTCAATGCTCCACGCAAGGAACTACTTCCCCGAGAAGATCGTCCAGCCTAAGATCCCCAAGGGCTAG
- a CDS encoding insulinase family protein produces MAIQTRIETGRPTFQKTTLDNGLRIFTSAMPHVRSVTINLLVGVGSRYESDDRAGISHVVEHLVFKGTTERPTPADISGTIEGVGGVINAGTEQELTVYWCKVARPYMEESIDLLIDMVRNSVYSKEELERERMVVVEELGMVNDYPNYKADAMIDEMLWPAQPLGRDIAGTRETVMAMTRDMVVDHVERHYSPSNIVISIAGNVDHDDVVRYIDAISHDWQPHATPGWTPFTGSQAAPAARLEYRKTEQAHLCIGLPALSVTHPDRFIVDLMSVILGEGMTSRLFMEVRERRGLAYDIHSEVSYFRDCGAMVINAGVDPKRLHNAVEVILAEVARLRQGVPSDELQKAKRLSTGRLMLRMEDTKSVSAWMGTQELLLGKVLEVEQVVESINAVTEQDIQRLAGQLLVEKGLNVAVVGPSKAARKLESLLKL; encoded by the coding sequence ATGGCAATACAAACACGTATCGAAACCGGGCGGCCAACCTTTCAAAAGACCACGCTGGACAACGGGCTGCGCATATTCACAAGCGCCATGCCGCACGTCCGCTCGGTAACCATCAACCTCCTTGTCGGCGTAGGTTCCCGATATGAGTCCGACGACCGGGCGGGAATCTCCCACGTCGTCGAGCACCTGGTCTTCAAAGGCACTACGGAGAGGCCCACGCCGGCGGATATCAGCGGCACCATTGAGGGCGTGGGCGGAGTTATCAATGCCGGCACAGAACAGGAACTGACCGTCTACTGGTGCAAGGTCGCGCGGCCGTACATGGAGGAGAGCATCGACCTCCTCATAGACATGGTGCGCAACTCGGTCTATTCGAAGGAAGAGCTTGAGCGCGAGCGCATGGTCGTGGTCGAAGAGCTCGGGATGGTCAACGACTACCCGAACTACAAGGCCGACGCGATGATCGACGAGATGCTGTGGCCGGCCCAACCTCTGGGGAGGGACATCGCGGGAACCCGCGAGACCGTGATGGCGATGACGCGTGACATGGTCGTTGACCACGTGGAGCGTCACTACTCACCTTCCAACATCGTCATAAGCATCGCTGGGAACGTGGACCATGACGATGTCGTGCGGTACATAGACGCGATCAGCCACGACTGGCAGCCGCACGCCACTCCGGGTTGGACGCCGTTCACCGGCTCGCAGGCCGCTCCGGCCGCGCGGCTGGAATACCGGAAGACGGAGCAGGCGCATCTGTGCATCGGCCTCCCCGCACTCTCGGTCACTCACCCGGACCGCTTTATCGTAGACTTGATGAGCGTGATTCTGGGGGAGGGAATGACGAGCCGCCTGTTCATGGAGGTCCGGGAGCGGCGCGGCCTCGCCTATGACATCCATAGCGAAGTCAGCTATTTCCGGGACTGCGGGGCCATGGTCATCAACGCCGGAGTGGACCCGAAGCGGCTGCACAATGCGGTTGAGGTGATCCTGGCAGAGGTCGCCCGGCTACGCCAGGGCGTCCCTTCCGATGAGCTTCAAAAGGCCAAGCGGCTGAGCACGGGCCGTCTCATGCTGCGAATGGAAGACACCAAGTCCGTTTCGGCGTGGATGGGCACCCAGGAGCTCCTGCTCGGCAAGGTGCTTGAGGTGGAGCAGGTGGTGGAGTCCATCAACGCGGTTACCGAGCAGGACATCCAGCGCCTTGCGGGCCAGCTCCTGGTTGAGAAAGGGCTGAACGTGGCCGTGGTTGGCCCCAGCAAGGCCGCCCGCAAATTGGAATCGCTGCTCAAGCTGTAG
- the tilS gene encoding tRNA lysidine(34) synthetase TilS, with protein sequence MTRNRAVVNLESAVRREVAAAGLSGSRIVVAVSGGQDSLALLHALSRQSQKLRIELVCAHLDHGLRGEASAADHTFVAAVAAGLGIPFAGGHANVAAVRKAGGMSVEEAARAARYAFLTRTARENGAAAVALGHTLDDQAETVLLHILRGSGIAGLRGMALLSEREIEGAAINLLRPMLGLRRADTAAYCQALELAPRLDESNLDTRFTRNRVRLELIPLLETFNPAIRESLARLARSAADIDDFATANARDLLSGVVSPVPGGVSLNRQGLGGLPDALRVVAVREALRQVRKGLEGIEEAHLDAVLDVAAGRAGRSTDLPGGLEAVAGYDEVVISRRGEAQELLPPIEEDVVIAVPGNGQAGGWSVKTSTIHPGQEAAPDTRSGAAISPPDDFSARFDAESLGAHITVRRRRDGDRFQPLGMAEAKKLQDFFVDEKVARRVRDRVPIVEAEGRIAWVVGRRIAEWARATEGRPQIEISFEITGEGR encoded by the coding sequence ATGACTCGCAACCGGGCCGTAGTCAACCTGGAGAGCGCGGTCCGCAGGGAGGTCGCAGCCGCCGGTCTATCAGGATCGCGCATCGTCGTTGCGGTTTCCGGCGGACAGGACTCCCTGGCCCTACTGCACGCCCTTTCCCGCCAGTCGCAAAAGCTGCGCATCGAGCTTGTCTGTGCCCACCTGGACCATGGGCTCCGCGGAGAGGCCTCCGCTGCCGATCACACGTTTGTTGCCGCCGTCGCCGCCGGCCTCGGCATCCCTTTTGCTGGAGGGCACGCAAATGTCGCTGCTGTGCGCAAGGCTGGCGGTATGTCTGTAGAGGAGGCCGCCCGGGCCGCGCGTTACGCCTTTCTTACGCGGACCGCGAGGGAGAATGGCGCCGCCGCAGTGGCGCTCGGACACACGCTGGACGACCAGGCTGAGACGGTATTGCTGCACATCCTGCGCGGCAGCGGCATCGCCGGCCTGAGAGGGATGGCGCTGCTTTCCGAAAGGGAGATTGAGGGCGCGGCCATTAATCTCCTCCGGCCCATGCTGGGACTGCGCCGGGCCGACACCGCCGCCTATTGCCAGGCGCTCGAGCTGGCGCCCCGGCTGGACGAGTCGAACCTGGATACCCGTTTCACCCGTAACAGGGTCCGCCTTGAGCTTATCCCCCTCCTTGAGACATTCAACCCCGCAATTCGAGAGTCCCTGGCGCGGCTCGCCCGCTCAGCCGCCGATATCGACGACTTTGCGACGGCAAATGCCAGGGACCTGTTGTCGGGCGTGGTATCGCCGGTTCCCGGCGGGGTATCCCTCAATCGGCAGGGCCTTGGCGGCCTTCCGGATGCGCTCCGCGTCGTGGCAGTCCGAGAGGCCCTGCGGCAGGTCAGGAAAGGTCTGGAAGGGATTGAGGAAGCCCACCTGGACGCCGTGCTGGACGTCGCCGCCGGACGGGCGGGGCGGTCCACCGACCTGCCGGGCGGGCTGGAAGCGGTGGCTGGCTACGACGAGGTGGTGATCTCTCGCAGAGGGGAGGCCCAGGAGCTTTTGCCGCCCATCGAGGAGGACGTCGTCATCGCTGTCCCCGGAAACGGACAGGCCGGCGGTTGGTCTGTGAAGACATCTACAATCCATCCAGGCCAGGAAGCGGCGCCGGATACACGCAGCGGAGCCGCGATTTCGCCGCCGGACGACTTCTCCGCGCGGTTCGACGCTGAGAGCCTTGGCGCGCATATTACCGTGCGCCGTCGCCGGGACGGCGACCGCTTTCAGCCTCTCGGCATGGCTGAGGCCAAGAAGCTGCAAGACTTCTTCGTGGATGAAAAAGTAGCCCGCCGTGTCAGGGACCGGGTACCCATCGTGGAAGCGGAAGGGCGCATTGCCTGGGTGGTCGGCAGGCGCATCGCAGAATGGGCCAGGGCCACGGAAGGCCGCCCGCAAATCGAGATTTCTTTCGAAATCACCGGAGAGGGCCGCTGA
- a CDS encoding HlyC/CorC family transporter: protein MLGGDFISIVILVVCLFLSAFFSSSETALFSLQGSAKLKHLVSINAPGAALVKKMLDDPGRLLSTILLGNNLVNITFAAIMSVISTEAFGPATGIIVATLGGTTVILVFGEIIPKTFAARSPETVAFLFAPIVKGIEYILYPLVAFFQMISRIANVGRKRGVLEASITEAELRTLITLGEAEGQFKPEEAEMLESVFRFGDRQVRDIMTPRTEITFVEQGATLARFLEVYARSQHTRYPVFQNDTDDVVGIISAKDVLRTIAGRPLGFDRPIKSIIREAYFIPETKRIAELFEEMRTHGHQVALAVDEFGGVSGLVTLKRLLEEVVGDVGEEGEAPEPEYEEIDRYTFQVDGGMSIDDASELLGINLTAGEVEYETVAGFVLDELGHIPAQGEQLEYGNYRIEVTRMNDLRIESVKFTKKPPAQVAEQVE, encoded by the coding sequence ATGCTCGGCGGAGATTTCATCAGCATTGTCATCCTCGTCGTCTGCCTGTTCCTTTCAGCCTTCTTCTCCAGCAGCGAGACGGCTCTCTTCTCGCTTCAGGGCTCCGCGAAGCTCAAGCACCTCGTCAGCATAAACGCTCCCGGCGCAGCTCTCGTCAAGAAGATGCTGGACGACCCTGGCCGCCTCTTATCCACGATTCTGCTCGGCAACAACCTCGTAAATATTACCTTTGCGGCAATTATGTCGGTCATCTCCACGGAGGCGTTCGGCCCTGCCACAGGCATAATTGTGGCCACGCTGGGCGGCACGACTGTTATTCTGGTGTTTGGTGAGATTATTCCCAAGACATTTGCCGCTCGCTCTCCGGAGACCGTCGCGTTTCTGTTCGCTCCGATTGTTAAGGGGATCGAATATATCCTTTACCCGCTGGTCGCTTTCTTCCAGATGATCAGCCGTATCGCAAACGTGGGCCGCAAGCGCGGCGTACTTGAGGCCTCGATCACAGAGGCGGAGCTCCGGACGCTTATCACTCTCGGCGAGGCCGAAGGGCAATTCAAACCGGAAGAGGCAGAGATGCTGGAGAGCGTCTTCCGCTTCGGAGACCGGCAGGTCCGCGATATCATGACGCCGCGGACTGAGATCACCTTCGTGGAGCAAGGCGCCACTCTCGCCCGCTTTCTGGAGGTGTACGCGCGTAGCCAGCATACCCGTTATCCTGTCTTTCAAAACGATACGGACGACGTTGTGGGAATTATTTCGGCTAAAGACGTGCTCAGGACTATCGCAGGGCGGCCCCTGGGCTTTGACAGGCCGATCAAGAGCATCATTCGCGAGGCCTACTTCATCCCGGAAACGAAGCGCATCGCCGAGCTGTTCGAGGAGATGCGCACGCACGGCCACCAGGTCGCCCTCGCCGTTGACGAGTTCGGCGGCGTTTCCGGCCTGGTCACTCTCAAGCGACTCCTTGAGGAGGTTGTCGGCGATGTGGGCGAGGAAGGTGAGGCGCCGGAGCCGGAATACGAGGAGATCGACAGATACACTTTCCAGGTGGACGGCGGCATGAGCATCGACGACGCCAGCGAACTCCTCGGCATCAACCTCACCGCGGGTGAGGTGGAATACGAAACAGTCGCGGGCTTTGTCCTGGACGAGCTGGGCCACATCCCGGCACAGGGTGAGCAGCTCGAATACGGCAACTACCGCATCGAGGTCACCAGGATGAACGATCTTCGCATCGAGTCTGTGAAGTTCACCAAGAAGCCGCCTGCGCAGGTGGCCGAGCAGGTCGAGTGA
- the recA gene encoding recombinase RecA → MTTTDNRAKALEIALSQIDRQFGKGTVMRLGDDSQRARVQALSTGSISLDMALGVGGIPRGRVTEIFGAESSGKSTLAHHIMAEAQRAGGTVAYIDAEHAVDPGYAAKCGVNIHEMLVSQPDSAEQALEVCEYLVRSGAVDIVVIDSVAALVPKAELEGDMGDTHVGLQARLMSQALRKLTGAINRSNAAVVFINQIREKVGVIWGSPEVTPGGRALKFYSSVRIDLRRMESIKQGTEVVGSRVKARVVKNKVAPPFRVAEFDIMFNEGISKTGDLVDLGESMGVLKKSGSFYSFDDTRLGQGRENVKQFLKEHSDIASRIEALVRANGTASIGSADTDGDGKD, encoded by the coding sequence ATGACTACCACAGACAACAGGGCCAAAGCCTTAGAGATCGCTCTCTCCCAGATAGACAGGCAGTTCGGGAAGGGCACGGTCATGCGCCTCGGAGACGATAGCCAGCGCGCCCGGGTCCAGGCGCTCTCCACGGGCTCCATATCTCTCGATATGGCCCTCGGCGTCGGTGGAATCCCACGCGGCCGGGTGACCGAGATCTTCGGGGCAGAGTCGTCCGGCAAGTCCACGCTCGCGCACCACATCATGGCCGAAGCCCAGCGCGCGGGCGGGACGGTGGCGTACATCGACGCGGAGCACGCGGTCGATCCCGGTTACGCGGCCAAGTGCGGCGTGAACATCCACGAGATGCTCGTATCCCAGCCGGACAGCGCCGAGCAAGCCCTGGAGGTCTGCGAATACCTGGTCCGGAGCGGTGCGGTGGACATCGTCGTGATTGACAGCGTTGCGGCGCTGGTGCCGAAAGCGGAGCTTGAGGGCGATATGGGCGATACCCACGTCGGCCTCCAGGCGAGGCTGATGTCCCAGGCGCTGCGAAAGCTCACAGGCGCTATCAACCGGTCCAATGCCGCAGTAGTCTTCATCAACCAGATCCGGGAAAAAGTGGGCGTCATCTGGGGCAGCCCTGAGGTTACTCCCGGCGGTCGCGCCCTAAAGTTCTACAGCTCGGTACGCATAGACCTTCGCCGGATGGAGTCCATAAAGCAGGGCACCGAGGTAGTCGGCTCCCGCGTGAAGGCCCGCGTCGTAAAGAACAAGGTCGCCCCCCCGTTCAGGGTGGCCGAATTCGACATCATGTTCAACGAGGGCATCAGCAAGACCGGTGACCTGGTTGACCTGGGCGAGTCCATGGGCGTTCTCAAGAAGAGCGGCTCCTTCTACTCGTTCGATGACACCCGTCTCGGCCAGGGCCGGGAGAACGTGAAGCAGTTCCTCAAGGAGCATTCGGACATAGCCAGCCGCATTGAGGCTCTGGTGCGCGCCAACGGCACGGCCTCTATAGGCTCCGCCGATACCGACGGCGACGGCAAGGACTAG
- a CDS encoding DoxX family membrane protein encodes MVFLLSAAGKVFAPRRFATDVRNYRILPAPAATAFAWALPYIEIALGVMLMTGVQPRLAAAISAIFIVAFMVAVAVAMARKFNLTCTCFGLLYREKVGWKTQARDAVLLAMAVYVVILEDGTLSFGYLASNVTQLGNAIGIVITVVALVASVLVLAWTMNESRKGKFAA; translated from the coding sequence ATGGTCTTTCTTCTATCTGCGGCCGGGAAAGTTTTCGCGCCCCGCCGCTTCGCCACCGACGTGCGGAACTACCGCATCTTGCCGGCGCCTGCGGCTACAGCCTTCGCATGGGCCCTCCCTTACATCGAGATCGCCCTGGGCGTAATGCTGATGACAGGGGTGCAGCCCCGCCTCGCCGCGGCAATCTCCGCCATCTTTATTGTCGCGTTTATGGTCGCCGTGGCGGTTGCTATGGCGCGGAAGTTCAACCTCACCTGCACGTGCTTCGGGCTGCTCTACCGCGAGAAGGTGGGCTGGAAAACGCAGGCGCGGGACGCCGTTCTACTGGCAATGGCCGTCTACGTCGTCATATTGGAAGACGGCACACTGTCATTCGGATATCTGGCGTCGAACGTTACGCAGCTCGGGAATGCCATCGGGATCGTCATAACCGTTGTGGCGCTGGTAGCAAGCGTCCTGGTCCTCGCGTGGACAATGAACGAGTCGCGGAAGGGCAAATTCGCGGCCTGA